gacgtttcggacagagacccttcttcagacgatgaagacctgaaacgtcacccattccttctctccagagatgctgtttgagccGCTGAATGACcccagctttttttttgtgtctgccttcggtttaaaccagcatctggagttccttcctacacctcctgTCTGAACTGGCTTTGCTGGTGCTAGGCCACCTCCCTGAAACATTAACACACTCCTCTCCACAATTCTCACCTGATCTGCAgaaccttttctctagagatgctgcctgacccgctgagttactcccaacattttgtgtccatccccagTTTGGACAGGGCCACTTTAAACGGTAAATGCACATTTAAGAAACGGTGCTTAAATGTATCATTGAATTGTATCGCGAACAAATACCTTTAAAATAAGACTGGCGCTGGTTTGAATGCTCTGTCAGAGCTGGTCTGGAGGCAAGTATGTACATCCAGCACGTCCGGGCATTAAAAGAATGAAttcctctggtttagtttagtttggtttattgtcacgtgaaccaaggtacagtgaaaagcttttgttgcatgctaaccagtcaaagaaacatagagaaataggtgcaggaggaggccattcgaccctttgagccagcgccgccattcaatatgatcatggctgatcatccaaaatcagtaccccgttcctgcttttattccatatcccttaattcctttagccctaagagctaaatctaactctctcttaaaagcatccagtgaattggcctccactgccttctgtggcagagaattccacagattcacaactctctgggtgaaaaagtttttcggcatctcagtcctaaatagcctaccccttattcttaaactatgaccccctggttctggattcccccaacatcgggaacatttttctaacctgtccaatcctttaagaattttatatgtttctactataagatcccctctcatccttctgaattctaatgaatacaagcccattcgacctattctctcatcatatgtcagtcccgccatcccgggaattaacctggtgaacctacgctgcactccctcaatagcaagaatgtccttcctcaaattaggagaccaaaattgcacacagtactccaggtgcggtctcactagggccctgtacaactgcagaaggacctccttgctcctaaactcaaatcttcttgcaatgaaggccaactagctttcttcactgcctgctgtacctgcatgcttactttcagtgactgatgtacaagcacacccaggtctcgttacacctcctcttttcttaatctgacaccattcagataataatttgccttcctgttcttgccaccaaagtggataacctcacatttatccacattaaactgcatctgccatgcatctgcccactcacccaacttatccaagtcaccctgcagcctcatagcatcctccttgcagctcacactgccacccagctttgtgtcatccgcaaacttggagatgtcatatttaattccctcgtctaaatcgttaatatatattgtaaataaccatGTCTATCcaggtcaataccctacccccaataccatgtgctctaattttgcacactaatctcttgtgtgggaccttgtcaagggctttctgaaagtccagatacaccacatccactggctttcccttacccattctacttgttacaccctcaaaaaattccagaagattagtcaagcatgattgccccttcataaatccatgctgactttaaccgatcctgtcactgctttccaaatgcgctgctataacatctttaacaattgactcaagcatcttccccactaccgatgtaaggctaactggtctataattcccctttatctctctccctcttttcttaaaaagtggggttacattggctaccctccacaggaactgatccagagtcgagagaatattggaaaatgatcaccaatgcatccacgatttctagggccacccccttgagtactctgggatgcagagcaTCAGGCCCTgaagatttatctgccttcagtcccaacagtttacctaacaccatttcctgactaatgtggattcccttcagttcctccctcccactagatcctcagtcccctagtatttctgatagattgtttgtgtcttccttagtgaagacagaaccaaagtactcgtttaactgttctgccatttctttgtaagaaaatacctgcagatgctggtacaaatcgaaggtatttattcacaaaatgctggagtaactcagcaggtcaggcagcatctcaggagagaaggaatgggtgacgtttcgggtcgagacccttcttagttgaggtagatactatcgcaacgcttaagaaacatttggacaggtacatggataggacgagtttagggggatatggaccaaacgcaggcggtgtgggcaagttgggccgaagggcctgtttccacgctctatgagtCGAGGGATATTAGTGAGTAGAGGGGAGTGAAGGctctgtcctgctcctcctctcttccatctgcccccccccccccccactcccctcatctatgatcagtctaaagggtcctgacctgaaacgtcacctaaaaaggttctccaaagatgctgcctgagccgctgagttactccagcactttgtgtccctttgtgtattaaccagcatctgcagttccttgtttctattattTGGTGACTAGTGAAGCAGGTACAAATGCTCACTCCTGCCCCTCTTCCTCACATTTAACTTTGACCGCGAGGACTACCGTTGAAcgcggcaccttggtcggcacggacaggttgggcaaaagggcccatttccgtgctgagttactccagcacttaagagTCGTAGAgtcgtgcagcgtggaaacaggcccttcggcccaacttgcccaacatctcccaactacactagtcccacctgcctgcgtttggcccacatccctctcaggTGAGTTGGTTCTTCCAGGTGAAGTTCTTTGACTGCCGCAAGGCCTGGTCGTGTTTCTTTGGTATCTGTCAGGGGGATGACACaaacatggtttagtttagtttagacacagcgtggacacaggcccctcggcccaccgagtccgcgccgaccagcgatccccgcacactaacgcaatcctacacacactggggacaattttacatttagaccaagccaattaacctacaaacctgtacgtctttggagtgtgggaggaaagcgaagaactcggagaaaacccacgcagatcacagggagaacgtacaaactctgtacagacacgacccgtagtcgggatggaacccgggtctccgactcaagcaccaggaaggcgggggtagcgggcggaggctcaccacctgtaggtacaggcagggtgaggccggatgccgcgggtatacccagcaccaatggggcagagctggatgaggaggggccagggtcggcagctgcggggggtacccgagctgcggcacggcaggaaccggtcctcagccaggctgtccagggggcagtgcctaatgtgactctccgtaggtccagcagggaaCCCCAatgtagaaagttttggccagaggtcaatcacgccccgaggtacgggagccaagtgaggaggagggagctaacgtttcagaagaggtttagcccccgacaggcagcgacaggctgcggaggatcaaaggtgggagacagcgtggtgcagctgcAGGAGACGACCcgttgcagccctgacagggattagctgagccgccctgggaaggcggcgctgtattatattttagatagataaggattaggtaatatagataaggattaggtaattagataaggataagtaatatagataagttttgtggggatagaggTAAAtagagttgatgcgtccaggatgtgtgggtgtggggtgcaggctgggggccAAGAGACctgcccgcagaggcgttaacaaagccaagcgctccccaagaggctggctataccatattttatctgttttctggagtggaaggagtcactcgtatggtggatcgttgccacggcgatcggatgtgggtgggcctatcggggccgcaccaaggacatcatcatttacggctgctccaggggcacggctcccatcgcgaccgatgggactggaaggagagaagcggaggagaccgcagttcacttccatgaaggccggttaccggggtggctgggatcgaactcttcagagtattccagcgcctcaggctttgcttatcgggacacttcgttattgtgcccgagagtcaagatcatcgcccaaagggtaagcgccaccgttggcaaaaggatctgcctggtatgcacggggaaggtccccacgagcaggcggtggtggctaagGAAAACAagccggacaatggccaactccactgttgagtgggagagacttaacaacaacactcacagaactatttctgggactaatgaacagttgagtgtgtgttgggacaaatggtgggaaccggatgaggggatttatatgtgtatgtggggttcgaggtatcgctgccccacgggcaacagcgtatttttccagagacagtggcaggatgacggtaaggggatgaggtgggatgttagctcgcgggcttgtggggtccccctttccccgatcccggtaaacgccactgaactcatcacacggccacgcacgacacctcccacagttccgctggcagtagcacaggagggtgagtgccctaaaaccactaagggacccgggaatggcctggtactgataccgactgaccaggtattgtaccagggggtgcactacgcggtagcctctgtgattttaaacctcaccgagatgcggttgccggagtggtgccccagggaaactgaaagactaaccgggtatatcaaggagaatggagagaccgtcacgtgcgggtgggcgagcaggacccagccgcaagctgctagaaggacgggccccctccgcaccgagtgaaatgtgttttgcattgtccttgttcaaaattgtataaagaatgattgtgttgaaggaatgtaaaaaaatgtatcgttttgctgttgtgttgttttcatgtcctacattaaagctgacaccagtaggaggatggcggaggcatcggcgtgagacaaggtgtaggtgtatatgtctgacatgaaaatgtacatacttgtaatatagttttgcccgggacacgggcagtaaaggtcagcctaaaagatggggactgtacgttcgcaatggaacactagttagttaaaacctcaggggtctggatgtggagaatcaggaaaacattgctcaaccacattatttaattgattcgataagctggggttatgcaaatcaacaggagggactgtaagatttgagaagttttcccgcattctgaaagcaacaccaaaccaaagagctgcagtttggacattttaaacgggagactggggctgatagcggagaaaggctgcggtcagtttaccagaggatgtcacaatccgtgggtcctaagatggccgcaggacctcgtgaccagccacaaaagcgaaaaccttacagcccagtctctaggtttctgcaaagccatggccagaacaatgaatgggtattggccatgcagaaacctgcgaaaccagttcgaagtccagacactggggcgctgacatcagcatactcacaacgccccaagccgacctacacagttaatctcgttaagggggcacaatagcccatagaacactacctggtaggtgatgggaaaccagttaaacccatcacctcgcaacgaaataccaattaacaccgtctggccatccccgataCACCCccgacataagcgcagatcaaagggaaaactcaatacatatcttttaaacaaagagatcccgagatctggcgggagataggacgggtcagaatagtataactggccacgatgcaggaggaagaaaagacaggcaagaagaagcgaagtgcaagagagaggaaccggcacgcaactcgagaagaaatactgcaagaaaacctgcaaggaacgcaagaaacggaaggaagaaactcaggggacaagcacgaccctcacggaaagcagcggagaa
This portion of the Rhinoraja longicauda isolate Sanriku21f chromosome 2, sRhiLon1.1, whole genome shotgun sequence genome encodes:
- the LOC144608813 gene encoding uncharacterized protein LOC144608813: MSCCRHGLLCWQKHASATRRKRKRTCTIWTTRRMNRLVRRQDVSPVTSWKESLVWWIVATAIGCGWAYRGRTKDIIIYGCSRGTAPIATDGTGRREAEETAVHFHEGRLPGWLGSNSSEYSSASGFAYRDTSLLCPRVKIIAQRVSATVGKRICLVCTGKVPTSRRWWLRKTSRTMANSTVEWERLNNNTHRTISGTNEQLSVCWDKWWEPDEGIYMCMWGSRYRCPTGNSVFFQRQWQDDGKGMRWDVSSRACGVPLSPIPVNATELITRPRTTPPTVPLAVAQEGECPKTTKGPGNGLVLIPTDQVLYQGVHYAVASVILNLTEMRLPEWCPRETERLTGYIKENGETVTCGWASRTQPQAARRTGPLRTE